One genomic region from Vanacampus margaritifer isolate UIUO_Vmar chromosome 2, RoL_Vmar_1.0, whole genome shotgun sequence encodes:
- the baiap2l2a gene encoding BAR/IMD domain-containing adapter protein 2-like 2 isoform X2, whose amino-acid sequence MLAQDFIDSYTRVDINMSALNSEQLHRSTLGIYSSLMDEFNPGLQKLVSLGHSYVRAFQGLAVKSEAYFTALSQMGEQAFHTMSSRSIGDVLIQIAESQKKLTLELEGVFRWFTEDILQEMDNNVRLDKDYITGSRKQYEMSVYSQAAAMDRQLWRGANQEGVAHLQFLQESHSEALKEEERRYRFLAEKHCGLIQSVSHLMNKSGGSLQQKADSWREEVNATRGSNAIRPPGLDSTAKIRQENWKNREEQNREEQPLGSIPSRAPSPQGSVYRSTAESVGGAGRSVKARVAHQPVGSNPTLLRFARGEMITVMVQQPKNGWLYGRAAGNNSRVGWFPASYVKEADALPIQADHGSASWGRSNSSVSSNVDVSGTNTPPPPPPPLLSQSSDKYSQSPTGSSDKRTESNPEKKRSQQHGSRPELFPKGTNPFATVKLKPASTNDRSAPRLYR is encoded by the exons ATGCTCGCACAGGATTTTATTGACAGTTACACCAGGGTGGATATCAACATGTCTGCGCTAAACAGTGAGCAGCTACATCGATCAACCTTGGGGATTTACTca AGCTTGATGGATGAGTTCAATCCCGGCCTGCAAAAACTTGTGTCACTGGGACACAGCTACGTTCGAGCTTTCCAAG GCCTGGCTGTAAAAAGCGAGGCTTACTTCACTGCACTTTCACAGATGGGCGAGCAGGCCTTCCACACCATGTCCTCACGTTCCATAG GAGACGTTTTGATTCAGATTGCCGAGAGCCAAAAGAAACTCACCTTGGAGCTGGAGGGAGTA TTCCGCTGGTTCACTGAGGACATTCTTCAGGAGATGGACAATAACGTTAGACTGGACAAAGACTACATTACT GGCAGCAGAAAACAATATGAGATGAGTGTCTACAGTCAGGCAGCGGCTATGGATAGGCAGCTATGGCGTGGAGCTAACCAG GAAGGTGTTGCGCATTTGCAGTTCCTTCAGGAAAGTCATAGTGAGGCTCTAAAGGAGGAAGAAAGAAGATATCGCTTCCTGGCTGAGAAACACTGTGGCCTTATCCAGTCGGTCTCTCACCTCATGAATAAG AGTGGAGGTTCTCTCCAGCAGAAGGCTGACTCTTGGAGAGAAGAAGTCAACGCCACCAGAGGATCGAATGCCATACGGCCGCCTGGCCTGGATAGCACT GCAAAGATAAGACAAGAGAACTGGAAGAACAGAGAAGAGCAGAACAGAGAAGAGCAGCCTCTCGGAAGCATACCTTCAAGAG CCCCATCTCCCCAGGGAAGCGTATATCGCTCTACGGCTGAATCAGTGGGGGGTGCAGGAAGATCCGTGAAGGCCCGGGTGGCCCATCAGCCAGTTGGCTCCAATCCAACCCTACTGCGCTTTGCCAGGGGAGAGATGATTACTGTGATGGTCCAGCAGCCGAAAAACGGCTGGTTGTACGGCCGTGCAGCTGGCAACAATTCACG TGTGGGATGGTTCCCGGCCTCTTACGTGAAAGAAGCAGATGCCCTTCCTATACAAGCTGACCACGG TTCCGCTTCCTGGGGAAGAAGCAACAGTAGTGTGAGTAGCAACGTGGACGTGTCAGGAACAAACACGCCACCTCCGCCGCCTCCACCTCTGCTATCACAATCTTCAGATAAATACTCTCAGAGTCCAACGGGCTCATCTGACAAGAGGACAGAGTCTAATCCAGAAAAAAAG CGATCCCAGCAACATGGATCAAGACCGGAACTCTTCCCGAA GGGCACGAACCCATTTGCAACCGTTAAGTTGAAGCCTGCATCCACCAATGACAGGTCAGCGCCTCGTCTTTATCGGTAA
- the nptxra gene encoding neuronal pentraxin receptor a has translation MVAFIGAVICIIAAVHTGSTKAARQQPVADNRSLYVTGATQPPATRGSAARAGTLGALHGSEVPESEAPTFHIGLGGVDGVTGLTGHDPAVSRLICTPIPAGECNPKNFEQQADDPSLYAGEDWGYLRTTADELRQTVLQQKEQIQTDQRTIRELTGKLSECEKGLKGRGGVADRRAGAVGIWGGKSPAEGGHPERVMVRDSPASSADHVLTLRAVDELEQAISQLKDRIERLEADINLFPHNQTDINTSTVVEDGRKSFGPETLVGHKVGAERHSRMEDLEGELERKVGLLEKERKALRLETERHRQEMDQGINKLQHRLSGLEEANYFPEGYRLSFPSRTNYMYAVVKQSIPKLWAFTFCLWIRPTEGGIGTPISYAVSEQPNELVLLQGLHTPTELLINDKVARLPLNLSKGNWQHICVSWNQKEGDWQVYQGGKLRGEGHGLAAGHDIRPGGVLILGQEQDSLGGGFDSTQALVGELSQVGLWDRVLSADQVASLARCGTVTQASVAHWTEHGVEVYGGATKYPGEPCSKHSQSSK, from the exons ATGGTGGCCTTCATCGGCGCCGTTATCTGCATCATCGCGGCCGTCCACACTGGAAGCACAAAGGCTGCACGGCAGCAGCCGGTGGCCGACAACCGCTCGCTGTACGTGACTGGCGCGACGCAGCCCCCCGCTACCAGAGGCTCGGCGGCCAGGGCTGGAACCCTGGGTGCTCTCCACGGTTCTGAAGTGCCCGAATCCGAGGCGCCGACCTTTCACATCGGGCTCGGCGGTGTGGACGGGGTCACTGGACTGACTGGTCACGACCCAGCTGTCAGTCGACTTATATGCACCCCGATCCCCGCCGGAGAGTGCAACCCGAAAAACTTTGAGCAACAAGCGGACGACCCGTCACTGTACGCGGGAGAAGACTGGGGCTACCTCCGCACCACCGCGGACGAGCTCCGGCAGACCGTCCTGCAGCAAAAGGAGCAAATACAAACGGACCAACGGACCATCAGGGAGCTGACGGGCAAACTATCCGAGTGCGAGAAGGGGCTGAAGGGTCGGGGTGGCGTCGCCGACAGACGCGCAGGTGCTGTGGGCATATGGGGAGGCAAAAGCCCGGCAGAGGGGGGGCACCCGGAGCGGGTCATGGTGCGGGACAGCCCAGCGTCTTCAGCTGACCACGTGCTGACGCTACGGGCTGTGGATGAGCTGGAGCAGGCTATCAGTCAGCTCAAAGACCGCATAGAGAGACTGGAG GCGGACATAAATCTGTTTCCTCACAACCAGACAGACATCAACACCTCAACCGTTGTGGAGGACGGCAGGAAATCTTTTGGCCCAGAAACTTTAGTTGGGCACAAAGTCGGTGCCGAAAGGCACTCGAGGATGGAGGACTTGGAAGGGGAGCTTGAAAGGAAGGTGGGACTGttggagaaagagagaaaagccTTGAGGCTTGAAACTGAAAGACACCGACAGGAAATGGACCAGGGAATCAATAAGCTACAACACCGACTCTCAGGACTGGAGGAAG CTAATTACTTCCCAGAGGGCTACAGACTGTCTTTCCCATCCCGTACAAACTACATGTACGCTGTGGTGAAACAGTCCATCCCCAAGTTGTGGGCCTTCACCTTCTGCCTTTGGATTCGGCCCACGGAAGGAGGCATCGGGACACCCATCTCCTATGCTGTTTCAGAGCAACCCAATGAACTGGTGCTGCTACAAGGCCTGCATACACCCACTGAGCTGCTCATCAATGACAAG GTGGCTAGGCTACCCCTGAACCTTTCTAAAGGCAACTGGCAACACATATGTGTGAGCTGGAACCAGAAAGAAGGAGACTGGCAGGTCTACCAAGGGGGAAAGCTGAGGGGAGAAGGCCACGGTCTGGCAGCTGGTCATGACATTAGACCTGGAGGAGTGTTAATCCTCGGTCAAGAGCAG GATTCCCTGGGTGGAGGCTTTGATTCAACTCAAGCTTTAGTTGGAGAGTTGTCCCAGGTGGGTCTTTGGGACCGAGTCCTGTCTGCTGACCAGGTGGCCAGCTTGGCTCGTTGTGGAACGGTGACCCAGGCTAGCGTGGCTCATTGGACTGAGCATGGTGTGGAGGTTTATGGTGGAGCCACCAAGTACCCTGGGGAGCCTTGTAGTAAACACAGCCAGAGCTCGAAGTGA
- the baiap2l2a gene encoding BAR/IMD domain-containing adapter protein 2-like 2 isoform X1 → MLAQDFIDSYTRVDINMSALNSEQLHRSTLGIYSSLMDEFNPGLQKLVSLGHSYVRAFQGLAVKSEAYFTALSQMGEQAFHTMSSRSIGDVLIQIAESQKKLTLELEGVFRWFTEDILQEMDNNVRLDKDYITGSRKQYEMSVYSQAAAMDRQLWRGANQEGVAHLQFLQESHSEALKEEERRYRFLAEKHCGLIQSVSHLMNKSGGSLQQKADSWREEVNATRGSNAIRPPGLDSTAKIRQENWKNREEQNREEQPLGSIPSRAPSPQGSVYRSTAESVGGAGRSVKARVAHQPVGSNPTLLRFARGEMITVMVQQPKNGWLYGRAAGNNSRVGWFPASYVKEADALPIQADHGSSASWGRSNSSVSSNVDVSGTNTPPPPPPPLLSQSSDKYSQSPTGSSDKRTESNPEKKRSQQHGSRPELFPKGTNPFATVKLKPASTNDRSAPRLYR, encoded by the exons ATGCTCGCACAGGATTTTATTGACAGTTACACCAGGGTGGATATCAACATGTCTGCGCTAAACAGTGAGCAGCTACATCGATCAACCTTGGGGATTTACTca AGCTTGATGGATGAGTTCAATCCCGGCCTGCAAAAACTTGTGTCACTGGGACACAGCTACGTTCGAGCTTTCCAAG GCCTGGCTGTAAAAAGCGAGGCTTACTTCACTGCACTTTCACAGATGGGCGAGCAGGCCTTCCACACCATGTCCTCACGTTCCATAG GAGACGTTTTGATTCAGATTGCCGAGAGCCAAAAGAAACTCACCTTGGAGCTGGAGGGAGTA TTCCGCTGGTTCACTGAGGACATTCTTCAGGAGATGGACAATAACGTTAGACTGGACAAAGACTACATTACT GGCAGCAGAAAACAATATGAGATGAGTGTCTACAGTCAGGCAGCGGCTATGGATAGGCAGCTATGGCGTGGAGCTAACCAG GAAGGTGTTGCGCATTTGCAGTTCCTTCAGGAAAGTCATAGTGAGGCTCTAAAGGAGGAAGAAAGAAGATATCGCTTCCTGGCTGAGAAACACTGTGGCCTTATCCAGTCGGTCTCTCACCTCATGAATAAG AGTGGAGGTTCTCTCCAGCAGAAGGCTGACTCTTGGAGAGAAGAAGTCAACGCCACCAGAGGATCGAATGCCATACGGCCGCCTGGCCTGGATAGCACT GCAAAGATAAGACAAGAGAACTGGAAGAACAGAGAAGAGCAGAACAGAGAAGAGCAGCCTCTCGGAAGCATACCTTCAAGAG CCCCATCTCCCCAGGGAAGCGTATATCGCTCTACGGCTGAATCAGTGGGGGGTGCAGGAAGATCCGTGAAGGCCCGGGTGGCCCATCAGCCAGTTGGCTCCAATCCAACCCTACTGCGCTTTGCCAGGGGAGAGATGATTACTGTGATGGTCCAGCAGCCGAAAAACGGCTGGTTGTACGGCCGTGCAGCTGGCAACAATTCACG TGTGGGATGGTTCCCGGCCTCTTACGTGAAAGAAGCAGATGCCCTTCCTATACAAGCTGACCACGG TAGTTCCGCTTCCTGGGGAAGAAGCAACAGTAGTGTGAGTAGCAACGTGGACGTGTCAGGAACAAACACGCCACCTCCGCCGCCTCCACCTCTGCTATCACAATCTTCAGATAAATACTCTCAGAGTCCAACGGGCTCATCTGACAAGAGGACAGAGTCTAATCCAGAAAAAAAG CGATCCCAGCAACATGGATCAAGACCGGAACTCTTCCCGAA GGGCACGAACCCATTTGCAACCGTTAAGTTGAAGCCTGCATCCACCAATGACAGGTCAGCGCCTCGTCTTTATCGGTAA